AGACGGATTCAATCGCAGGAAATGTAATATAAATCGCCTGAATTTGATGCCCTCCCCACCAAGGAGAATAATCTGGCCCTTTCAAATAAGAAATTCCTTCTTTTAGGGGATAAAAATAATCATGAATCCGATAAACCATTACCGGAAATCCATACAAAGAAAACAGTAAAGCAAAAATCCCTAAAATGCCCGGATAGAAACAAATCCACAGAAAAGATGCTGCGGTCATTCCCATGACGATCGCTGGAAAGAAGGAAAGAATCAAACTGAGTAAGGTCATTGAAGTTAATTTTATAAATTAAACGCGGCTAAAACCATAGATTAAAACGGCCAGATTAACTTTTGAACTAAGGTTAAATCCGTAGAGATTCCCAAAGCATTCGGTGCCTTGTTACTGTCATGATTTGTGCCATGTAATCGGTCCCATAGTTTTAAATTTGCTCCATAATTGACCCCAGCAGACTCCCTAGCATGATGCCATGCATGATCTATTGGTAAAATCAACCAAGGGGAGAGCAAGCGATGCAACATCGTGCCTGGTAAAGGTTCGATTTCACTATGCCGCCATAAATCTAAAATTGAGGTCAAACTTACCCCAATAATATAGGCAGTCGGGTCTTGTAGCGAATAGATAAATAGAGCATGAATCCAGAGGTAAACGATTAAAAAACTGGTCCATAAAGTATTGCGAGAAGTCCCGAGAACTTGCCGGTCAGTCATGGTATGATGAACCAGATGCAACCTCCACAACCAGCGACTATGCA
This portion of the Laspinema palackyanum D2c genome encodes:
- a CDS encoding sterol desaturase family protein; this translates as MAIFIAFGTLVILTVIRTEHWAKFKEKSWQDWLLDGIGLCFQGILIPLLQLVLIYQVYQYFIPDSRGMFTLHPLLAFCLSFAGVDYLYYWNHRFLHSRWLWRLHLVHHTMTDRQVLGTSRNTLWTSFLIVYLWIHALFIYSLQDPTAYIIGVSLTSILDLWRHSEIEPLPGTMLHRLLSPWLILPIDHAWHHARESAGVNYGANLKLWDRLHGTNHDSNKAPNALGISTDLTLVQKLIWPF